The Papaver somniferum cultivar HN1 chromosome 6, ASM357369v1, whole genome shotgun sequence genome segment TTTTGATATTTCAGCATCTATTCGATAGTCTGTATATCATGTCACGTGAATCGGCCTGGTTGCTGAAGAAACTCAAAAAGTCCAACAAGATTCTTGACATCATCGCGGTTTTTATTTCAGAGTTCAAGGAATCAAAGGTACGTAAGATTGTACATCCATTTGTACTCATTGAGTCCATTGAATCTTATAAATTAGTATCctcttccttttttttgtttaaatatatatataattgagtTTCTGTTCTAGGAATTGTTGGATCGGTATCTTTTCGATGAAGCTGGCCTCTTTCATAATCATCCGGTTCAATTTGTTTTGGGTGATAATCATACAAAATTAGAAGCCTTTGGAGGGTGCATAAAAAATCTCCAGGAGCAAGGCGTTGAAAGAAAATCTGTCGATGAAACGCTGCTTGGATGTTTTATAGATGTAGTCAATATGTACTACAACCGTGCAGAGCCAGGCAATCCGTCTGGTGACACCTGTTCTTCCCTTCAATATTTGTTTTCTGAGGCTGCTGAGAAAATATCAGAGCTGATATATGAAGCAGTAGAGAAGCTAATTTCAGTCAGGTCTTCTGATCTTACCGCCGGAGGCTCTCCACTTGGATGTATCGCTTTGTGGAGAATTCTGTTTGAATCATCTCTAATTAATCTTCGGTTGGATCACATATGTAAAAACCACAGTGAAACAGTCAAACTCGGGGTATGTAACACATTCTTTTCTCACCAGTTTATACCTTAATCGTGATTCCATTAAAATTGTACCAGTTGTTTCGCCCATGCGCTCATCTGAATTGAATGTATTACAGGCTAAACTGTTAGACACTGCCACAAATAATCAACTGGATCAAATTGGGCTGGCGATTAATAAACTATTGACTGTTGGGGAAAGTGTCCTAGTTGAATTTATCGCCATGCACAAAACGGTATATACTCGATCTTTTAACTTTGTCCATTGGAATCATAcactttttattatgttttagtaCCATGAGACATCAGGCTACTAGAAAAATTTGGCGACTATTGGGTAACGTTAGCTAATGAAAAGCTTGAATAAAATGGGACTGCATTCTGTAGAAGCGGATTTTTTTACAGCCCCAGTTATCCATCATTATTTCATTAGGAATGAGTTGAACTTAGGTAGTTTCTGAAGTTTGTTACTACTGTATCGTGGGATTCTAAAGTTCGATTGTACCTAACCTACTCAACTGATCCCTCAAATTAGTAGGGTGAACAGTCCTCGTTTATGGATGTCTTGTTGTCCTGTCCACTGGTTGTGCTTGTTGTTTGGCCTTGCAGATTATGCTCATATGTGGGACGATAGAGAAGTTAAGTTTTGTAAGATATAGGTTCTGGTGATCTACAATGTTGATGAGTATCTGATGATCTACAATGCTATGTCATTTGGTATTCTTGTTAATCCCAACTGTTTGTAATTAGGTTGTAAAATTGACGTATGCTTCCTCTCTTGGTTATAGTTGCAATCAACTAGGTTTTGTGTTTTGATACCTTTTATGCTATCTGCGAGGTTGTATGACTGAAAATGGGCGCTTTTGAATGGCAGGTGGCAAGAGTTTCTTATGAGCTAGGAGATGCTTTCACAACTGGTGGTAGCAAGCATGTTGATGTCGATGACTTCAATATTGATGATTTCCCCTGGGATAAACACACTATTCCTGATTATTTTAAGATTGACTTTAACGATCCTAGGACTTTGAAATGGATGCAAGCTAATCCAGACTACCTAGAGTGGGACGCCGGTGGTTTACGCAAAGAAATATGAGTTTATGGATATCTTAATTAGTGTTATGTTTTAGCTGTTTCCCCTCTTAAAAAATATATTGTAGTAGGGCTTGCAGTCATGGAACCTAATTAAGACGAGACTACTTTCTTGTGCTGTGGTGTTCATAATGACAGAATTTATCTTGGCTTCCATGTTCCCTTTATTTCCTCCTAGGTACATTTTGGCGGTATAAATCATGGTGGGGGGTCAACTGCCCCTCTACTGACCAAAgtttttatcttctttattttatattTAGAACTTTGTTTCACCACTTTTAAAATTAGTCCATAAAAACACCCTCATATTCCCATCTCTTCAGAAACAAGAATGAGTAAAAAGTATTCATGTAGAACAGCAGGTGAAACCCTGGAATGGATAAATGCACTTCATGATTTCCTTAAACCCTACAAACCCTTACTCAACTCTCATGTCGTCAATTTCTTCACTGTAATCCCTTCATTCCCTTCTCttctcaaatcccatctggagtCATTCAGGTAAGCGAAAAAGTGTTCCTTTGTACTTGGGTTTAGCTTATAATGGCATGTTTGGTTGATTAAGTTATATTTTGTACTCAATTTAGAATATTTCCTGACATTGGGTCTCTTGTTTTTCCTCAAGAGCCAGCGGAGTTGGACCAAATTATTGGATGTGATGGTTAGCATAAGGTAATCTGGATTTCCGGCTACAAGAAACCCCTTTTTGTTCTCTCAGACGAAGAAGAAAGGAAGTTGAAGTTTAAGAACGGTGAATTTCGAATCCCTCTACAGTTTAGTTCCATCGAATTTCGCGATGTTTGTTTTTGGGATAAGAATTTAGGTTTTGTTATggcttttgatttgatttttctaGTAATTTAGCTGATTGTTTCGAGTCCCATCATGCTTTGAGCTGATCCTTGAATCGAATTGGATCTAATGTGTTAtttatgtttgtcaagtttagttctcCATAGATCATTTAGATCTTATGCGAACGGAGGATGTGGGCTTTTAGATGCATATATAGGATATATTCTTAAACCTTTGGTTCATTCCTGGCTTCGGCTTTCGGTTACATACATTGCTAACTGCTTGCTAGTCTGGAAATTCATCACAAAATTATTAATTCGACAAGTTGAATCAGTTAATGACAATAAACAGCATCTCTAGAACAGCTAGTTCAGTGAGTGTAGCAACCAGTAAGGATTTCGACTTATTATTATAATAAAGCAACAGGAGAAGCCATGCCCTTACTACAGTCGGACTTTTCTCGCATTTCTCTTTGTTTCATTGTTTGTCAAAAAAAACTCTGAAACTCCGTTCTGTGAAGGTTATTATTGGTTAAACAAACAAGTAGGCTAGGGAAGGAACAGCTCTGATACTGGTCTTTCAGCGTCCATGGATGATAAATGGATAGACAGATACTTTTGTCGCTTAAGTCGTAAAGTTGCACATGACGGTTCCCCAAAACAACTTATATTTCCAAGATCTGAAATCAAAGAACCATCAATAGATTTACAGTCTTCACTTAAGATGTTTTTCCAAGAAGCAACATTTGTTGCAGACGACTGGAAGGATGTCAACAGAAAGTACGATGACAGGAGGTCATTCTCTACGTTTCTTTGGCTGTTAGAGAATACTGGCCTGGACAAGTATGGATTGACTGCGGTATGCTACTAAGTTTAACTTTTGTTTATTACTCGCATCCCTGCCTTTATTTCAATCTCAAGTCTCTTCATTGTGTCATATTTTAATGGGTACAGGATAATGACATCAATATTAGTTTCCATCCGAATAGATGGTCGTCTCTTGAGGCGTTGCCAGATGATGTGGTTAGGGACCATGTGGTTTTTGCAAATGAATACTATAATGGAAGCTTGTCATTGACGCAACTTTTGCAAAGAATTTGTTCTCAATCTGGTGATGATTTCAGTAGAGAGCAGGTAATTAATGTTTAATGCTCGAAATGGCATCTTGGCTTTATTTTGGTTTAGGATAGGATTTGACATATATCTTATGACGTGGCATGTCTGTGTCTCTTCATAGGCTAAGTTGTTGGAGTCTTTCCTCGATCACCTCATCAAGATACAACAGGAGCAGCGGTTTGCTGCATATAGTTTCTCTGAGCATCTGGAACAATTGAGAAAGTCTGATGCAGTTGCATTTTCTTCcgatgctgatgatgatgatgatggagataGGTACAAGTGTCCTCTTATCCTTCCCCAGCACAGCGTGGACTCCTATATGTGGCGACAAAAGGTAAGTCTTTATCCTGCTGAATCAATAAGTATCTTTGCTAATTCTGAATTACTTAACCTTGTTTTGATATTTAAGCACTTATTCGGTAGTCTGTGTACCATGTCACGTGAATCGGCTAGGTCgctgaagaaactcaagggttcCTATTTTACCAGTCCCTCATCTATCGAGGAGTCCAACAAGATTCTTGATATTGTCTTGTTTCTTTTTTCAAAGTTCAAGAAATCGCAGGTACATAAGATTGTACATATATTTCCTCTGTCGACCATTGAATGTTATAAATTagtacctttttttttaatttttttttataattgtgTTTCTGTTCCAGGAATCGTTAGATCAGTTTCTTCTCGATGGGTGTCACCAGTTTAGCATTTATCCGGTGCAATTGGTTATGGATAATAATGAAGTATTAAATGATTTTGGAGAGCTCATAAAAAACCTCCAGGAGCAAGGTGTTGAAAGAAAATCTGTCGCGGAGATGCTGGTTGGATATTTTGTAGATTTGGTCAATATGAACTACAACCGTGCAGAGCAAGGCAATCCGTCCAGAAACACCCGTTCTTCCCTTCGACGTGCGTTTTCTGTGGCTGCCAAGGAAGCATCAGAGATGATAAATGAAGCAGTAGAGAAACTAAATTCGGTTAGGTGTTCTGCTCTTACCAGCGGCGGCTCTCCACTTGGAAGTATCATTTTGTGGAGAATTCTTTTTGAGTCATCATTAATTAATCTTCGCCTGGATCTTATATTTAAAAACCACAGTGAAATAGTCAATCTTGGGGTACGTACGCATTCTTTTCTCACCAATTTATATCTTGATCATGATTCCATTAAAATCATACCAATCTTTCTTACATGCCTTCATCTGAATTGAATGAACTACAGGTTAAACTGCTTGGCACTGCCATAAACGATCAACTGGATCAAATTAGGCTGTCGATACTGTTGTCAGTTGGGGAAAGCGTCCTAGTTGAATTTATAGCCATGCACAAAACGGTATATACTCTTATCTTTTGTCCGCTAGAATCAAACACTTTATAATATGTTTTAGTACCATGAGTCATCAGGTAACATCAGCTACCGAAAAGTTTGAATAAAATGGGACTGCATTCTGTAAACACTTATCCATCATTATTTCATTAGGTGGTCATTAGATCGAGATGAACTTTGGTAATTTGTTCTGAAGGTTGTTATTAGTGCATCGTGGGATTCTAGAGGTCGTTAGAACTTAAGCTACTTAACTGATCCGTCAAATTAGTAGCGTGAGACAATCTTTGTTTATGGATGTCTTGTAGTTCTGTCCACTGGTTTTGTGTTTGCTATTTGGCCTTGCAGATTATGCTCACATGTGGAATGAAAGAGAAGTTCAGTTTTATAAGATTTTGGTTCTGGTTGATGAATGACAAGGATTGAGATTTGATAATCTACAAGTTTATCTCATTTGGCGTTCTTGTTTGATTATTACCGTTTTTATTTGATGAAGAACATATGAATTTGTAACTAGATTGTAAAAATAGTGTATGCTTCATCCCTAGCTTGGTTAGGTCATAGTTGTTATTATTGTCATGTTCTTTGACTTGCAATCATTTTAAGTACTATTGTGGTTGTCTTTTGTTTGATACCTGTCTTGCTATCTGCGAGATTTTATGACTGAAAGTGCGTAATTGTGAATGGCAGGTGGCAGAAGTTTCTTTTGTGCTAGGAGATGCTTTCACAACTGGTGGTGTGCTTTCTAGTGATGTTAGGCATTTTGGTATTTCAAGCAAGCATGTTGACCAGTTATTAAAGGATTTCAATCCCGATAATTTCCCCTGGGATAAGCACGTCGTTCATGACTATTATAAGATTGACGTTGACGACCCTAAGACGAAGAAATGGATGGAAGCTAATCCAGATTACTAAAGTACGTAGGTAATGGTTTACACAGCATATGAGAGTCTTATGTTTTAGCACTCCTTcctcttgaaaatatctttgtgcAGAATGTACATACTGGCAGTTGTGGAgcctaattatttttttaagatgAGACATTAAAAACGAGGCATTTTTATGGGCGATCTCAAAAAAATTAGGGAcgacacaaaaagacaaaaaagatcACCCAAACGTAAATTTAAGTTACCCGTCGATTTTTTGAAATGGCCAATATACCCTTCTATAATCGGTAGCAAACATAACAATCGGTAGTTAAACAATAATCGGCAGGTAAATATGTACTAAGTAGTTCTCGATGAATGCGTGGATGTTTCGGCTAATATGCCTTTTTATAATTGGTATTTATATAACTTATAAACCTAGCGATTATGAGTAGCCCCAGCTTTAATCTTGGCCAAATTACATAGGTTTTGAGGGTACAGAGACAATCATAACCATTTGGTTTGTATtttggatgtagccataatcggaAGTCAAATAGGTTACAAAACCTCCGATTATAGGTTGTCCCAAAATGATTTTTTTACTTAAATTCTTCATTTGGTGAATTTTGAAATctcccataatcggtagataatcaaACTTATAAATCTTGGCCCAATTCCATAGGTTGGTTTGAGGGTGCAGAGAcaaccataaccatttggtttgtgttttggatgtagccataatcggatgtcaaataggttacaaaacctcccgattataggttgccccagattcaaattttgaaatctaccatacctaccgattattggtttcccCAGATTCAACCTTCGTCAAAATAGCCGTTACAGTTTAAACCAAACTTATGAAATAGCCGTCGGAGTTTtggggaaaaagaaaaagagtcgttggtccctaaacctatataaagaaactcatatctatcaaccCAATtacaccaaactctttcctcttctcagttctaattttgaaaacaaaaacatggatattgcttttgtcgaagaagaagattgtgctatttatagagcgtacgCTGTGGTAACTAcccatgatcgtgttcacaagctccacaaatcggaatcccaAGAGCAGCTATGGAACCGTATTTTAATGGCATTTGAAgtgttagatggtaatcgaattcgaagatcatccaatgacattaagatgagaaagaagacgctcgataaggagattgacaaacttgaagatgaagaatgatTTGTTAGGGACGTTTTTCCTtagtggacgtatgaaaaa includes the following:
- the LOC113288333 gene encoding midasin-like — its product is MEDTWIDRYFDRLSLKVTHEGSPKQLIYPRSEIKEQPIDLDSSLKMFFQEVAFVADDWKDVSRKYDDRRSFHRFLRMLEKTGLDKYALNQDIDISISYQPNRWHSLDAQSYVMDANECYSGSLSLLQLMQRICSESGDDFRREQAKLLESFLGDLIKIQQEQRFVAYSFSEHLEQLRKSDTAAFSSDAVDDHGDRHKCPLTHNTVVSCLWQQKHLFDSLYIMSRESAWLLKKLKKSNKILDIIAVFISEFKESKELLDRYLFDEAGLFHNHPVQFVLGDNHTKLEAFGGCIKNLQEQGVERKSVDETLLGCFIDVVNMYYNRAEPGNPSGDTCSSLQYLFSEAAEKISELIYEAVEKLISVRSSDLTAGGSPLGCIALWRILFESSLINLRLDHICKNHSETVKLGAKLLDTATNNQLDQIGLAINKLLTVGESVLVEFIAMHKTVARVSYELGDAFTTGGSKHVDVDDFNIDDFPWDKHTIPDYFKIDFNDPRTLKWMQANPDYLEWDAGGLRKEI
- the LOC113288334 gene encoding midasin-like isoform X3 — encoded protein: MDDKWIDRYFCRLSRKVAHDGSPKQLIFPRSEIKEPSIDLQSSLKMFFQEATFVADDWKDVNRKYDDRRSFSTFLWLLENTGLDKYGLTADNDINISFHPNRWSSLEALPDDVVRDHVVFANEYYNGSLSLTQLLQRICSQSGDDFSREQAKLLESFLDHLIKIQQEQRFAAYSFSEHLEQLRKSDAVAFSSDADDDDDGDRYKCPLILPQHSVDSYMWRQKVAEETQGFLFYQSLIYRGVQQDS
- the LOC113288334 gene encoding uncharacterized protein LOC113288334 isoform X1 — protein: MQLHFLPMLMMMMMEIGTSVLLSFPSTAWTPICGDKRSLKKLKGSYFTSPSSIEESNKILDIVLFLFSKFKKSQESLDQFLLDGCHQFSIYPVQLVMDNNEVLNDFGELIKNLQEQGVERKSVAEMLVGYFVDLVNMNYNRAEQGNPSRNTRSSLRRAFSVAAKEASEMINEAVEKLNSVRCSALTSGGSPLGSIILWRILFESSLINLRLDLIFKNHSEIVNLGVKLLGTAINDQLDQIRLSILLSVGESVLVEFIAMHKTVAEVSFVLGDAFTTGGVLSSDVRHFGISSKHVDQLLKDFNPDNFPWDKHVVHDYYKIDVDDPKTKKWMEANPDY
- the LOC113288334 gene encoding uncharacterized protein LOC113288334 isoform X2, whose product is MQLHFLPMLMMMMMEIGTSVLLSFPSTAWTPICGDKSPSSIEESNKILDIVLFLFSKFKKSQESLDQFLLDGCHQFSIYPVQLVMDNNEVLNDFGELIKNLQEQGVERKSVAEMLVGYFVDLVNMNYNRAEQGNPSRNTRSSLRRAFSVAAKEASEMINEAVEKLNSVRCSALTSGGSPLGSIILWRILFESSLINLRLDLIFKNHSEIVNLGVKLLGTAINDQLDQIRLSILLSVGESVLVEFIAMHKTVAEVSFVLGDAFTTGGVLSSDVRHFGISSKHVDQLLKDFNPDNFPWDKHVVHDYYKIDVDDPKTKKWMEANPDY